A genomic stretch from Candidatus Methanoperedens sp. includes:
- the fabG gene encoding 3-oxoacyl-ACP reductase FabG, which produces MKLENKVVIITGAGSGIGKETALLFAKEGAKVVVADVNEKGGEETAARIRENGEGFFVKLDVSDREQTQQMAKATLEKYGRIDILINNAGIVQDAFVSKMTEQQWDKVIDINLKGVFNCIQAVVEVMMNQGSGVIINTSSIVGLNGNVGQVNYAATKAGLIGMTKTLAKELGKKGIRVNAVAPGFIATPMTSAVPEKILDMMKEKTPLKRLGEPKDIANAYLYLASDDANFVNGAVLSVDGGLVI; this is translated from the coding sequence ATGAAACTTGAAAATAAAGTTGTAATTATCACAGGAGCAGGGAGCGGCATTGGTAAAGAGACCGCGCTCCTGTTCGCAAAGGAAGGCGCAAAAGTAGTAGTTGCCGATGTCAATGAAAAAGGTGGCGAAGAAACTGCTGCCCGGATCAGGGAAAATGGAGAGGGGTTTTTTGTTAAACTTGATGTATCCGACAGGGAACAAACACAACAGATGGCTAAAGCCACTCTCGAAAAATACGGCAGGATAGACATTTTAATAAATAATGCAGGAATTGTCCAGGATGCTTTCGTATCAAAAATGACAGAGCAACAATGGGATAAGGTTATTGACATCAATCTTAAAGGAGTATTCAACTGTATCCAGGCTGTTGTTGAAGTCATGATGAACCAGGGATCCGGTGTAATCATCAATACATCCTCAATAGTAGGATTAAACGGCAATGTCGGCCAGGTCAATTATGCTGCAACCAAAGCAGGTTTGATTGGCATGACAAAGACCCTGGCAAAGGAACTTGGAAAAAAAGGGATACGGGTAAATGCAGTTGCCCCCGGATTTATTGCAACTCCCATGACATCGGCTGTGCCTGAAAAGATCCTTGACATGATGAAAGAGAAAACACCGTTAAAAAGGCTTGGTGAACCAAAAGATATTGCGAATGCATATTTATACCTTGCTTCGGATGATGCGAATTTTGTAAACGGAGCGGTGCTTTCTGTGGATGGCGGATTGGTAATATAA